A stretch of the Clostridium fungisolvens genome encodes the following:
- a CDS encoding ANTAR domain-containing response regulator, with the protein MLNGYKIVLGTSTLKAGGQIKSLLLQKGFNVDGICTSGSMLIRKSRLTKPDIVIINYELTDTNGAEVAKVISGEAISKVILLCTSQQYNIISKWTSQLGIVCMQKPIKPSSFLHTVNDVIEDIANSKHGKAEGSTRPVGDKLIIDKAKQLLMKKENIEENEAYRRIQKESMNSKRPMLDVAKRIINSYKG; encoded by the coding sequence ATGCTTAACGGTTATAAGATTGTATTAGGAACAAGCACTTTAAAAGCAGGTGGACAGATAAAAAGCCTTCTCCTTCAAAAGGGTTTTAATGTTGATGGCATCTGCACTTCCGGGAGTATGCTCATAAGAAAGTCACGACTTACAAAGCCAGATATAGTTATAATAAATTATGAGCTTACAGATACAAATGGGGCAGAGGTTGCAAAAGTTATTTCAGGGGAAGCAATAAGCAAAGTAATACTTTTATGTACTTCACAGCAATATAATATAATATCTAAATGGACATCACAATTGGGCATAGTATGCATGCAAAAACCAATTAAACCTAGTAGCTTTTTGCATACTGTAAATGATGTTATTGAAGATATTGCTAATAGTAAACATGGTAAGGCTGAAGGAAGTACTAGACCAGTGGGGGATAAACTTATAATAGATAAAGCAAAACAACTATTAATGAAAAAAGAAAACATCGAGGAAAATGAAGCCTACAGACGAATTCAGAAAGAGAGCATGAATAGCAAAAGGCCTATGCTCGATGTTGCAAAGAGAATAATAAATTCCTATAAAGGATAA
- the glnA gene encoding type I glutamate--ammonia ligase, whose protein sequence is MSYSKEDIVRLVEENDVRFIRLQFTDIFGTMKNVAITSRQLNKALNNECFFDGSSIEGFVRMEEADMYLAPDLDTFQLMPWSTPDGNIARLICDVYTGDGKPFEGDPRYILKKVISEAKDLGYTFNVGPECEFFLFHTNDDGSPTTNTHDNAGYFDLGHIDLGEEARRDMCIALEQMGFEIEASHHEVARGQHEIDFKYDNALKTADNIMTFKSVVKTIAQSHGLHATFMPKPIFGINGSGMHMNMSLSKNGINAFFDEKDDFGISEDAYSFIAGLLNHIKGIVAVTNPLVNSYKRLVPDYEAPIYVSWSPKNRSPLVRIPISRGKSTRIELRCPDPSCNPYLALALCLAAGLEGIKKKLTPPKNIEANIFAMTEEQRKEHGIDSLPDNLYDAIVEFSKDDLVKDTLGDHAFQVYKEAKNLEWDDYRAKVHQWEIDQYLSKF, encoded by the coding sequence ATGTCTTATTCAAAAGAAGATATAGTCAGGCTTGTTGAAGAAAATGATGTTAGGTTTATTAGACTACAATTCACAGATATATTCGGTACTATGAAGAATGTAGCTATAACTTCTAGACAGCTAAACAAAGCTCTTAATAATGAATGTTTTTTTGATGGATCATCAATTGAAGGATTTGTTAGGATGGAAGAAGCAGACATGTACTTAGCACCAGACTTGGATACTTTTCAATTAATGCCTTGGTCAACACCTGACGGAAATATAGCAAGACTTATTTGTGATGTTTACACAGGTGATGGAAAGCCATTTGAAGGAGATCCAAGATATATTTTAAAGAAAGTAATAAGTGAAGCAAAAGATTTAGGTTATACCTTTAATGTAGGACCAGAATGTGAATTCTTCTTATTCCACACAAATGATGACGGTTCACCAACTACTAATACTCATGACAATGCAGGTTACTTCGATTTAGGACATATAGATCTTGGTGAAGAAGCTAGAAGGGATATGTGTATAGCTTTAGAACAAATGGGGTTTGAAATAGAAGCATCACATCATGAAGTTGCAAGAGGTCAACATGAGATTGATTTTAAGTATGATAATGCTTTAAAGACTGCAGATAATATAATGACATTTAAATCAGTGGTTAAGACTATAGCACAATCACATGGGTTACATGCAACTTTCATGCCTAAACCTATATTTGGTATAAACGGTTCAGGTATGCATATGAACATGTCATTATCAAAGAATGGAATTAATGCATTCTTTGATGAAAAAGATGATTTTGGTATAAGTGAGGATGCATATAGTTTTATAGCTGGCCTTCTAAATCATATAAAAGGAATAGTTGCAGTTACTAATCCACTTGTTAACTCTTATAAAAGATTAGTTCCAGATTATGAAGCACCTATATATGTTTCATGGTCTCCTAAAAATAGAAGCCCTCTAGTTAGAATACCAATATCAAGAGGAAAATCAACTAGAATTGAACTTAGATGTCCAGATCCATCTTGTAATCCATATCTAGCACTTGCACTTTGCCTAGCAGCTGGATTGGAAGGAATAAAGAAAAAACTTACACCACCAAAGAATATCGAAGCTAATATATTTGCTATGACTGAAGAACAAAGAAAAGAACATGGTATAGATAGCCTTCCTGATAATCTTTATGATGCAATTGTAGAATTTAGTAAAGATGACTTAGTAAAAGATACTTTAGGTGATCATGCATTCCAAGTATATAAGGAAGCAAAGAATTTAGAGTGGGATGACTATAGAGCAAAGGTACATCAGTGGGAGATAGATCAATATTTGAGTAAATTCTAG
- the pepT gene encoding peptidase T, translated as MSQVIDRFLRYVKVDTKSDTTTGTTPSSKGQLELAKLIVKELQEIGLEEVVLSDTGYIYATIPSNIEKQVPTIGFVAHMDTSPDMTGKDVKPKFVENYDGGDIVLNAENNIVLSPKEFPDLLEYKGKNLITTDGTTLLGADDKAGLAEIVTAAEYLINHPEVKHGKIRIGFTPDEEIGEGADHFDVEFFGADLAYTMDGGAIGELEYENFNAAGAKVTIKGRNVHPGSAKNKMINSMLIANEFINLLPSDEVPEKTEGYEGFIHLTDMKGEVEETHLGFIIRDFFKDGYESKKNKLRQIEKCLNDKYGQGTINVEIKDQYKNMKEKIEPVMYIVENAIKAMEAAGIKPNVRPIRGGTDGARLSFMGLPTPNIFAGGENFHGKYEYAVVESIEKAVEVILNLVDIYSK; from the coding sequence ATGTCACAAGTAATAGACAGATTTCTAAGATATGTAAAGGTAGATACAAAATCAGACACTACAACAGGTACTACACCAAGCAGTAAGGGACAATTAGAGCTAGCTAAATTGATAGTTAAAGAATTACAAGAAATAGGATTAGAGGAAGTCGTGTTAAGTGATACTGGTTATATTTATGCGACTATACCTTCAAATATAGAAAAGCAAGTTCCTACCATTGGTTTTGTAGCACATATGGATACATCTCCTGATATGACAGGTAAAGATGTTAAGCCTAAATTTGTAGAAAATTATGATGGTGGGGATATAGTACTAAATGCTGAAAACAACATAGTGCTTTCACCAAAAGAATTCCCAGATTTGTTAGAGTATAAAGGGAAGAATTTAATAACAACTGATGGAACTACTCTTCTAGGCGCTGATGATAAAGCTGGTCTTGCAGAGATAGTAACTGCAGCAGAATATCTTATAAATCATCCAGAAGTAAAGCATGGAAAGATAAGAATAGGTTTTACTCCAGATGAAGAAATAGGTGAAGGTGCAGATCATTTTGATGTAGAATTTTTTGGAGCTGACCTTGCATATACAATGGATGGTGGGGCTATAGGTGAATTAGAGTATGAAAACTTTAATGCAGCTGGAGCTAAAGTTACTATTAAAGGAAGAAATGTTCATCCTGGTAGTGCTAAAAACAAAATGATAAACTCAATGCTTATTGCAAATGAATTCATAAATCTACTTCCATCTGATGAAGTTCCAGAAAAGACAGAAGGTTATGAAGGATTTATTCATCTTACAGATATGAAAGGTGAAGTTGAAGAAACTCACTTGGGATTTATAATAAGAGATTTCTTTAAAGATGGCTATGAATCTAAAAAGAATAAGTTAAGACAAATAGAGAAATGTTTAAATGATAAATATGGTCAAGGAACTATAAATGTAGAAATCAAAGACCAATATAAAAACATGAAAGAAAAAATAGAGCCTGTTATGTATATAGTTGAAAATGCTATAAAGGCTATGGAAGCAGCAGGTATAAAGCCAAATGTAAGACCTATAAGAGGTGGTACAGATGGTGCTAGACTATCCTTTATGGGGCTTCCTACACCGAATATATTTGCTGGTGGAGAAAACTTCCATGGAAAGTATGAATATGCAGTAGTAGAATCAATAGAAAAAGCTGTTGAGGTTATTTTAAATCTGGTAGATATATATTCAAAATAA